In a genomic window of Flexibacter flexilis DSM 6793:
- the miaA gene encoding tRNA (adenosine(37)-N6)-dimethylallyltransferase MiaA, producing MNSSNPTPLITILGPTASGKTRLAVAVAQQLNGEILSADSRQVYRGMDIGTGKDLEEYGQTPYHLIDICEAGERYNIYQFQLDFWAAYEQIHTRGHQAIMCGGSGLYLDAVLKGYNLTAIPINPTRRAELLPLSTDTLRDIFLQKNSPFAAKTDLASHKRLIRAIEIAEYAANHTVDFQNFQPINSLIFGIDLPRDLRRERIATRLHKRLDAGLIEEVETLLTQGVSPETLVYYGLEYKFVIEYLQQKQSKAYLTEHLTIAIQQFAKRQMTYFRKMERDGLHIHWIDGQLPLAEQLEQITRQT from the coding sequence ATGAATAGCAGCAACCCAACGCCATTGATTACGATTTTGGGGCCGACGGCTTCGGGCAAAACCCGCCTTGCCGTTGCCGTAGCCCAACAACTCAACGGCGAGATTTTGAGTGCCGACTCCCGCCAAGTCTATCGCGGCATGGACATCGGAACGGGTAAAGATTTGGAAGAATACGGCCAAACCCCCTACCATCTCATCGACATTTGCGAGGCGGGCGAACGGTACAATATTTATCAATTTCAACTGGATTTTTGGGCGGCTTACGAACAAATACACACGCGCGGCCATCAGGCCATTATGTGCGGCGGCAGCGGCTTGTATCTCGATGCCGTGCTGAAGGGCTACAACCTCACGGCCATTCCCATCAACCCCACGCGCCGCGCCGAACTCTTACCACTCAGCACCGATACGTTACGGGATATTTTCTTGCAAAAAAATTCGCCCTTTGCGGCCAAAACCGATTTGGCTTCGCACAAACGCCTAATTCGCGCCATCGAAATAGCCGAATATGCCGCCAATCATACCGTCGATTTTCAAAACTTTCAGCCAATAAATTCTCTTATTTTCGGAATAGATTTGCCACGAGACCTGCGCCGCGAACGCATCGCCACACGCCTACACAAACGTCTTGACGCTGGCCTTATCGAAGAAGTCGAAACCCTGCTCACGCAAGGCGTAAGCCCCGAAACCCTCGTGTATTATGGTCTCGAATACAAATTTGTGATAGAATATTTGCAGCAAAAACAAAGCAAAGCGTATTTGACCGAACACCTAACCATTGCCATTCAGCAATTTGCCAAACGCCAAATGACATATTTCAGGAAAATGGAACGCGATGGCCTACACATTCATTGGATAGACGGGCAATTGCCTTTAGCCGAGCAATTGGAGCAGATAACCCGCCAAACGTAG
- the bioD gene encoding dethiobiotin synthase — protein sequence MRKLFVTAIGTDSGKTLASAILTQNLQADYWKPIQAGTPRDTDRVRTLVDNAQTQFWPEAYFLQMPASPHKAAANEDIIISLDNIQLPDTQNDLVVEGAGGLLVPLNRNGDFVIDIAARLRLPIVLVCNLYLGSINHSLLSINELKRRNLPVLGLIFNGEPDPQSEDIILKHAGWPCLLRILPEPEITPEVVAHYAAQVQWP from the coding sequence ATGCGAAAACTTTTTGTAACAGCCATCGGCACAGATTCGGGCAAAACGTTAGCCAGTGCCATTCTTACCCAAAACCTACAAGCCGACTATTGGAAGCCCATCCAAGCAGGCACGCCCCGCGACACCGACCGCGTGCGCACGTTGGTCGATAATGCCCAAACGCAGTTTTGGCCAGAGGCTTATTTCTTGCAAATGCCTGCCTCGCCGCACAAAGCAGCCGCCAACGAAGACATTATCATTTCTTTAGACAACATACAATTGCCTGATACCCAAAACGATTTGGTGGTAGAAGGTGCAGGCGGTTTGCTCGTACCCCTCAACCGAAACGGCGATTTTGTCATAGACATTGCCGCGCGATTGCGTTTGCCCATCGTGCTGGTTTGCAATTTGTATTTGGGAAGCATCAACCATTCTTTGCTGTCCATCAACGAACTGAAACGCCGCAATTTGCCTGTGCTTGGCCTGATTTTCAATGGCGAACCAGACCCACAATCCGAAGACATTATTCTCAAACACGCGGGTTGGCCGTGCTTGTTGCGCATTTTGCCCGAACCCGAAATTACGCCTGAGGTGGTGGCACATTATGCCGCCCAAGTCCAATGGCCATAA
- a CDS encoding sulfite exporter TauE/SafE family protein, translating into MEYSSFFGGYGLDVVLLLAAFSLVAGFIDAVVGGGGLVQIPIMLINLPKEPLATIFGTNKIAALSGTSLAAYRYAQRIRFDLRLLALVSFWAFAASFAGAKIVSHLDSASLKPLILVILILIAIYTFFKKDLGAVQTKHLTTSRQMLYGSGIGLVVGFYDGFFGPGTGSFLVLGFVVILGFEFVTASAYAKIINCVTNFSALVVFLWQGNFILGLAIAMAIFNVLGNWLGSRMALQKGNGFVRVMFLIIVVLMIVRYSYDIFVA; encoded by the coding sequence ATGGAATATTCTTCTTTTTTTGGTGGCTATGGCCTCGACGTAGTGTTGCTTTTGGCGGCGTTTTCGTTGGTGGCGGGCTTTATTGATGCGGTGGTTGGCGGCGGCGGACTCGTCCAAATTCCGATTATGCTCATCAATTTGCCCAAAGAACCTTTGGCCACCATTTTCGGCACAAACAAAATTGCGGCACTGTCGGGCACGTCGCTGGCCGCGTATCGCTACGCCCAACGCATTCGGTTTGATTTGCGGCTGTTGGCTCTCGTGAGTTTTTGGGCATTTGCGGCTTCATTTGCTGGCGCAAAAATTGTCAGTCACTTGGACAGTGCCTCGCTCAAACCCCTGATTTTAGTTATCCTGATTCTGATTGCCATTTATACTTTTTTCAAAAAAGATTTGGGCGCAGTCCAAACCAAACACCTGACCACCTCGCGCCAAATGCTGTACGGTAGCGGTATTGGCTTAGTCGTGGGTTTTTACGACGGTTTTTTCGGGCCAGGCACGGGCAGTTTCTTGGTGCTGGGTTTTGTGGTAATACTTGGTTTTGAATTTGTTACAGCTTCAGCTTACGCCAAAATCATTAATTGCGTTACCAACTTTTCGGCCTTAGTCGTCTTTCTTTGGCAAGGCAATTTTATACTGGGGCTGGCGATAGCAATGGCCATTTTCAATGTTTTGGGCAATTGGTTGGGTAGCCGAATGGCTTTGCAGAAAGGCAACGGATTTGTGCGGGTCATGTTCCTGATTATCGTGGTGTTGATGATAGTTCGGTACAGTTATGATATTTTTGTGGCGTAA
- a CDS encoding ABC transporter permease has product MLVIRLIFESFVFAVQALKSNLLRTILSLLGVTIGIFAIIAVLTLVDSLEKNIRDSMSFLGDKVLYVQKWPWSFGPDYPWWKYLNRPVSSTSDFRFLEKNLKEQTAIAMFASRGNRTIRNGSNSMSNAALMGVTYGYNGISEVPLEQGRYFSQQEIDASKKVMIIGYTVADNLFPMLNPVGRKISVKGHKFTVIGVMKKQGENFLGAPSNDYNCIVPYGAFTQLFVVGRYGAEPVIGIKGYANDKDLMRLEGEARGLMRAKRGLKPAQDDNFAVNRPEMIAGAISSIFSVLSLAGSIIGGFSILVGGFGIANIMFVSVKERTNIIGIQKSLGAKNYFILFQFLFEAICLSVIGGLAGLFIVYLLTLIPQDMMEVSLSAGNIILGLSISSIIGIIAGIVPAYLASRLDPVEAIRSK; this is encoded by the coding sequence ATGTTAGTTATCAGGCTTATTTTTGAAAGTTTTGTTTTTGCGGTGCAAGCCCTCAAATCCAACTTATTGCGCACGATACTTTCGCTTTTGGGCGTAACCATCGGGATTTTTGCCATTATCGCTGTACTCACTTTAGTTGATTCGTTGGAAAAAAATATCCGCGACAGTATGTCCTTTTTGGGCGACAAAGTACTGTATGTACAAAAATGGCCTTGGTCTTTTGGCCCAGATTATCCGTGGTGGAAATACCTCAACAGACCCGTATCCAGCACCTCCGATTTTCGTTTTTTGGAAAAAAATCTCAAAGAACAAACCGCTATTGCCATGTTTGCTTCGCGCGGAAATCGTACCATTCGCAACGGCAGCAACAGTATGTCAAACGCGGCACTGATGGGTGTAACGTATGGCTACAATGGCATTTCGGAGGTTCCATTGGAGCAAGGCCGTTATTTTTCTCAGCAAGAAATTGATGCCAGCAAAAAAGTAATGATTATTGGCTATACCGTAGCCGACAATCTTTTCCCGATGCTCAATCCTGTTGGCCGCAAAATCAGCGTCAAAGGCCACAAATTCACGGTTATTGGCGTAATGAAAAAGCAAGGCGAAAACTTTTTGGGCGCACCCAGCAACGACTACAATTGCATTGTTCCGTACGGAGCTTTTACGCAACTCTTTGTGGTTGGAAGGTACGGCGCAGAGCCTGTCATCGGCATCAAAGGTTATGCTAATGACAAAGACCTCATGCGCTTAGAAGGCGAAGCACGCGGCCTCATGCGTGCCAAACGTGGCCTAAAACCTGCACAAGATGACAACTTCGCGGTCAATCGTCCCGAAATGATTGCAGGTGCTATTAGTTCTATTTTCAGCGTGCTAAGCTTGGCGGGGAGTATTATCGGTGGATTTTCGATTTTGGTGGGCGGCTTCGGTATCGCCAACATCATGTTTGTATCCGTAAAAGAACGAACCAACATCATTGGGATACAAAAATCTTTGGGTGCGAAAAATTACTTCATTTTATTTCAGTTTCTATTTGAAGCCATTTGTTTGAGTGTAATCGGCGGTTTGGCGGGGCTTTTCATCGTCTATTTGCTCACACTCATTCCCCAAGACATGATGGAGGTTTCCTTGTCGGCTGGCAACATTATACTTGGCTTGAGTATTTCTTCGATTATCGGCATAATCGCGGGGATTGTGCCAGCGTATTTGGCCTCACGCCTCGACCCTGTAGAGGCTATTCGCAGCAAATAA
- a CDS encoding PAS domain-containing protein, producing the protein MQAVQSIKGISYVLVTSVVLYFFIHKHNQVIKTSEKEYQQLFDKLPVPLFLYDAQTLKILHVNKVATEQYGYSAQELKKMTITQIRPPEDINLLHKLIDNDAPKRVSKDGEVRHKRKSGEVFYVKVHSFATTFKEKQARLVLAIDINEKVLAQNELKERNLEITQRKNYLRSLIDSSSNFLVRTSMDGRCTFINQAFLQFIGEPEESIINQNIFELMNEAQAVLCKKSIRDGLHGGQKIISTSLLLNKTRWIDWEIAPILNESNERHIKELQWVGRDVTEKHEYLQSLKEYKEKLQEILNSVNDLICSVWSDDFSIIYVNEASRGICGYSPQDFYENSDLFFSVIAPEYKERVANVFWQLNYSAIETSINIEFAVIHRDGTRRQLLTRAQLKRNHEHNRFQIIATITDITALKDAEKRLTDIAHEQSHRVRNSVSSILAVFELFEAEKNNAILEEPMLVYVHDELTRLDKTITDIVKRTENLQQYGKLNKP; encoded by the coding sequence ATGCAAGCAGTACAAAGTATCAAAGGAATTAGTTATGTGCTAGTTACTTCTGTGGTGCTATATTTTTTTATCCACAAACACAATCAAGTAATAAAGACATCAGAAAAAGAATATCAGCAGCTTTTTGACAAGTTGCCTGTACCTCTATTTTTGTATGATGCCCAAACCCTAAAAATTTTGCACGTGAACAAGGTAGCCACAGAGCAATATGGCTACTCGGCACAAGAGTTGAAAAAAATGACGATCACGCAGATCCGCCCACCCGAGGACATCAATCTTTTACATAAACTAATTGATAATGATGCGCCCAAACGCGTCTCCAAAGATGGTGAAGTCAGGCACAAGCGTAAATCGGGTGAAGTGTTTTATGTGAAAGTACATTCCTTTGCTACTACTTTTAAGGAAAAGCAAGCGCGTTTGGTATTGGCCATCGACATCAACGAAAAAGTATTGGCACAAAACGAACTGAAAGAGCGTAACTTAGAAATTACACAGCGCAAAAACTATTTGCGTTCGCTCATTGATTCGAGTAGCAATTTTTTGGTAAGAACCAGCATGGACGGTCGTTGTACGTTTATCAATCAAGCCTTTCTTCAATTTATAGGTGAGCCTGAAGAATCAATCATTAACCAAAACATATTTGAGCTCATGAATGAGGCACAAGCCGTTTTGTGCAAAAAAAGCATTAGAGATGGGCTGCATGGTGGGCAAAAAATCATCAGTACATCATTGCTTCTGAACAAAACAAGATGGATTGATTGGGAAATCGCGCCAATTCTGAATGAATCCAATGAACGACACATCAAAGAACTGCAATGGGTAGGCCGCGACGTAACCGAAAAACATGAATATTTGCAAAGCCTCAAGGAATACAAAGAAAAATTGCAGGAGATTTTAAATTCTGTCAATGATTTGATTTGTTCGGTATGGTCTGACGACTTCTCCATTATCTATGTCAATGAGGCTAGTCGTGGTATTTGTGGCTATTCACCCCAAGATTTTTATGAGAATAGCGATCTGTTTTTTTCGGTGATTGCTCCCGAATATAAAGAACGTGTAGCCAATGTATTTTGGCAGTTGAATTATAGTGCTATCGAAACTTCTATTAATATCGAATTTGCGGTAATACATCGCGACGGCACACGTCGGCAATTGCTTACACGCGCCCAACTCAAACGCAACCACGAGCATAACCGCTTCCAAATTATTGCCACCATCACCGATATTACGGCACTCAAAGACGCGGAAAAACGGCTTACTGATATTGCCCACGAGCAATCGCACAGAGTACGCAATTCTGTTTCTTCTATCTTAGCTGTTTTTGAGTTATTCGAAGCAGAAAAAAATAATGCTATCCTTGAAGAACCAATGTTGGTGTACGTACACGACGAACTTACACGATTAGATAAAACTATCACAGACATAGTGAAGCGCACCGAAAACTTACAGCAGTACGGTAAACTGAACAAACCTTAA
- the sdaAB gene encoding L-serine ammonia-lyase, iron-sulfur-dependent subunit beta: MPEKSSIFDMIGPVMIGPSSSHTAGVVRIGRVARHILGAQPVEAQITFYNSFASTYEGHGSDRAILAGLLDFRTDDVRIKNALDLAKEAGLKYQFKPIGNASTMHPNTIKLQLTAADGKQVEVVGESRGGGLINIAQVNGFTANFSAQLQTLIIRAEDKKGAIAFVADILAQEDCNIATMTVSRKGRNDLACHFIEMDSGIRPLTLQYLSSLAWIKEITYLIGLD, encoded by the coding sequence ATGCCAGAAAAAAGCAGCATTTTTGACATGATTGGCCCAGTAATGATTGGCCCTTCGAGTTCGCATACGGCAGGCGTGGTACGCATTGGCCGTGTGGCACGTCATATACTTGGCGCACAGCCCGTAGAGGCACAGATTACATTTTATAATTCTTTTGCCAGCACTTACGAAGGGCACGGCAGCGACCGCGCTATTTTGGCGGGTTTGCTCGACTTCCGCACCGACGACGTGCGTATCAAAAATGCGCTTGATTTGGCCAAAGAAGCTGGTTTGAAATATCAGTTTAAGCCTATCGGGAATGCTTCGACCATGCACCCGAACACCATTAAGTTGCAACTCACTGCCGCCGACGGCAAGCAAGTGGAAGTGGTAGGTGAAAGCAGAGGCGGTGGACTCATTAATATAGCCCAAGTCAATGGCTTTACGGCTAATTTTTCGGCGCAATTGCAAACGCTGATTATTCGCGCCGAAGACAAAAAAGGTGCTATCGCTTTTGTAGCGGATATTTTGGCGCAAGAAGATTGTAACATTGCTACGATGACCGTTTCGCGCAAAGGCCGCAACGATTTGGCTTGCCATTTTATCGAAATGGATTCGGGCATCCGACCACTTACTTTACAATATCTTAGCTCTTTGGCTTGGATTAAAGAAATTACGTACTTGATTGGCCTCGACTAA
- a CDS encoding TolC family protein translates to MKTLKPLYFSICLSAATFSAFAQTPAANPEKWTLQACVDYALQHNLQVKQSELTAETNQNNLVQSKANMLPSLAGSASHSYNIGRSIDPFTNTVVQNETVQSNSFNLGVNMNLFSGFQTRNTIERNKLSTKASELDIETNKNTIALQVVSAYTQILFSQELLKNAQTQLATSKSQVERTEKLVKAGSLPMTNLLDLKAQMAADEQNVVTYENQLDMAKLNLLQLLQKPATETIDIVVPNVDAPQESVLQRNAQQIYEAAEKTQPQIKAAELRIQSSERNISIAKGGYMPSLSLSAGVYTSYSSIAQRYVYDGSLVEYPTGAYWKDPVSGSNVPVYSVTRGGHAEKFAYFKQLDNNLRESVSFSLNIPIFSNLQNKTNVANAVISRQSARYSAESTKNTLRQTIEQAYLDAKLAQKTFTTTQNQVTAYQESFRATEQRFNVGALNSVDYNQAKNNLNKAETDLIRSKYNFIFKMKVLDFYEGKPLNF, encoded by the coding sequence ATGAAAACCCTGAAACCCCTGTACTTCAGTATTTGTTTGTCGGCTGCCACGTTTTCAGCTTTTGCTCAAACGCCCGCCGCCAACCCCGAAAAGTGGACGCTACAAGCCTGCGTAGATTATGCCTTGCAACACAATTTGCAAGTGAAACAATCGGAACTTACAGCCGAAACCAACCAAAATAATTTGGTGCAGTCTAAGGCTAATATGTTGCCGTCGTTGGCGGGTTCGGCTTCGCATAGTTATAACATTGGTCGTTCGATTGACCCATTTACAAACACGGTCGTACAAAATGAAACGGTTCAATCCAATAGTTTCAATTTGGGTGTAAACATGAACTTGTTCAGTGGGTTTCAGACGCGTAACACCATTGAGCGCAACAAACTTTCTACCAAAGCTTCTGAGTTGGATATTGAAACCAACAAAAACACGATTGCTTTGCAAGTGGTGAGTGCTTATACGCAAATTTTGTTTTCGCAGGAACTTTTGAAAAATGCCCAAACGCAATTGGCCACTTCCAAATCGCAAGTAGAACGCACCGAAAAACTCGTAAAAGCAGGTTCTTTGCCCATGACCAATTTGCTGGATTTGAAAGCACAAATGGCCGCCGATGAACAAAATGTAGTGACTTACGAAAATCAATTGGATATGGCCAAGCTCAATTTGTTGCAATTGCTTCAAAAGCCCGCGACCGAAACCATTGACATTGTAGTTCCGAACGTAGATGCGCCGCAAGAGTCTGTACTTCAGCGCAATGCACAGCAAATCTACGAAGCTGCCGAAAAAACACAACCTCAAATCAAGGCTGCCGAATTGCGTATTCAAAGCTCAGAACGCAATATTTCCATTGCCAAAGGTGGTTATATGCCTTCCCTGAGCTTGAGTGCGGGTGTTTATACGAGTTATTCGAGCATTGCGCAGCGTTATGTTTACGACGGTTCTTTGGTGGAATATCCGACGGGTGCGTATTGGAAAGACCCTGTAAGCGGTTCAAATGTACCTGTGTATAGTGTTACGAGAGGCGGCCACGCTGAAAAATTTGCGTACTTTAAGCAATTGGATAATAACCTTCGTGAAAGTGTTTCTTTTTCGCTGAATATCCCAATTTTCAGTAACTTACAGAACAAAACCAATGTAGCCAATGCCGTGATTAGTCGTCAATCGGCGCGTTATTCGGCAGAAAGCACCAAAAATACGTTGCGCCAAACCATCGAACAGGCGTATTTGGATGCCAAACTTGCCCAAAAGACGTTTACCACAACTCAAAATCAGGTGACGGCTTACCAAGAATCATTCCGTGCCACAGAGCAGCGTTTCAATGTGGGCGCACTCAATTCGGTGGACTACAATCAGGCAAAAAACAACCTGAATAAAGCTGAAACCGACTTGATTCGCAGCAAATACAATTTCATTTTCAAGATGAAAGTGCTTGATTTTTACGAAGGCAAACCGCTTAATTTTTAA
- a CDS encoding efflux RND transporter periplasmic adaptor subunit: MKNSKKWLYILAGLVVVVIIGAVVAKNNGWVGQPKGTEVTVVKVGKSNITERVSASGKIQPEIEVKISPDVSGEIIALYVAEGDSVKKGQLLLKIRPDNYESMLERAKASLSSSRASLAQSKALESQSEARLQRVKLEYERNQKLYADKVISDADMQTSKSNYDVAVEELESAKQNVRAAYFSVQSAEASLKDASENLRKTSIYAPVDGTVSKLNVENGERVVGTSQMAGTEMLRLANLHNMEVKIDVNENDIVRVHLGDTADIEVDSYSEQERKFKGIVTLIANTAKDASSMETVTEFEVKVRILSESYLDLIDKKTGNSPFRPGMTASVEIITEHRNGVLSVPLAAVTTRPRVEKKEEVKKDDNGTTTDDTQKKEEVDEVVFVCKDGKAVKKVVKTGISDFENIQIVSGLSAGEEVISGPFLEVSKHLKDGDKVTIKKDEKKGEKESGFKVVVN; this comes from the coding sequence ATGAAAAATTCTAAAAAATGGCTCTATATCTTGGCTGGTCTGGTGGTCGTGGTCATTATAGGGGCTGTTGTGGCCAAAAATAATGGCTGGGTAGGCCAACCCAAAGGCACGGAAGTAACCGTAGTGAAAGTGGGCAAATCCAATATCACAGAACGCGTGAGTGCTTCGGGCAAAATTCAACCAGAAATAGAAGTAAAAATTAGTCCAGACGTATCAGGTGAGATTATCGCACTTTATGTGGCCGAAGGCGATTCGGTGAAAAAAGGTCAATTATTGCTCAAAATTCGCCCCGACAACTACGAGTCTATGCTCGAACGTGCAAAGGCCAGTTTGAGCAGCAGCCGTGCCAGCTTGGCACAAAGTAAGGCTTTGGAGTCGCAGTCGGAAGCACGTTTGCAACGCGTAAAATTGGAATACGAACGCAATCAAAAATTGTATGCTGACAAAGTAATTTCGGATGCGGATATGCAAACCAGCAAATCGAACTACGATGTAGCCGTAGAAGAGTTGGAGTCGGCTAAGCAAAATGTACGTGCAGCGTATTTTAGCGTACAAAGTGCGGAGGCTTCGTTGAAAGACGCTTCGGAAAACTTGCGCAAAACCTCAATTTACGCGCCTGTGGACGGTACTGTTTCTAAGTTGAATGTAGAAAACGGCGAACGCGTAGTAGGTACGTCGCAAATGGCTGGTACTGAGATGCTTCGTTTGGCCAATTTGCACAACATGGAAGTGAAAATCGACGTGAACGAAAATGACATCGTGCGCGTGCATTTGGGCGATACTGCTGACATCGAAGTAGATTCGTACAGCGAACAAGAACGTAAATTTAAAGGCATTGTTACTTTAATTGCTAATACTGCCAAAGATGCTTCTAGCATGGAAACCGTAACGGAATTTGAAGTAAAAGTGCGTATTTTGAGCGAATCTTATTTGGATTTGATTGACAAAAAAACGGGTAATTCGCCATTCCGCCCAGGCATGACGGCCAGCGTGGAAATTATTACAGAGCACCGCAACGGCGTACTTTCTGTGCCATTGGCTGCCGTAACAACGCGTCCGCGTGTTGAGAAAAAAGAGGAAGTGAAAAAAGATGACAACGGCACCACAACCGACGACACACAGAAAAAAGAAGAAGTTGATGAGGTTGTTTTTGTGTGCAAAGACGGTAAAGCCGTGAAAAAAGTTGTAAAAACAGGCATTAGCGACTTTGAAAATATTCAGATTGTCAGTGGCTTATCGGCGGGCGAAGAAGTGATTTCGGGGCCTTTCTTGGAAGTGTCTAAGCACCTGAAAGATGGTGATAAAGTTACCATTAAGAAAGACGAGAAAAAAGGCGAAAAGGAATCGGGCTTTAAAGTCGTGGTGAACTAA
- a CDS encoding cystathionine gamma-synthase → MKFATKAIHAGVHPDPSTGAVMTPIFQTSTYAQTSPGQHKGYEYSRTHNPTRTALQDSLAALENGTHGLCFSSGMAAIDAVVKLLKPGDEVIAANDLYGGTYRIFTKIYADFGIKFHFVPMHNMDEVRKNLNANTKLLWVETPTNPLLNVISIAEAAAIAKSNHLLLAVDNTFATPYLQNPLDLGADIVMHSLTKYMAGHSDVVMGALIVKDEALAQRLAFIQNSCGATPGPQDCFLILRGIKTLHLRMQRHCENAAQIANFLDTHPKVERVYYPGLPLHPSHEIASKQMRGFGGIVSFVLKGDDIDEARRVMETIKLFTLAESLGGVESLCTHPASMTHASIPKAEREKNGLRDTLIRLSVGVEDVEDLIEDLAQAIG, encoded by the coding sequence ATGAAATTTGCAACCAAAGCCATCCATGCGGGCGTACACCCAGACCCCAGCACAGGCGCGGTAATGACACCGATTTTCCAAACTTCTACTTATGCCCAAACCTCACCAGGTCAGCATAAAGGTTATGAATATTCGCGCACACACAACCCAACGCGCACAGCCCTACAAGACAGCCTCGCAGCCTTAGAAAACGGAACACATGGTCTTTGTTTTTCGTCGGGAATGGCCGCCATTGATGCAGTCGTTAAACTGTTAAAACCTGGGGATGAAGTAATTGCAGCCAATGACCTTTACGGCGGCACTTACCGTATTTTCACTAAAATATATGCTGATTTCGGTATTAAATTCCATTTCGTACCCATGCACAACATGGACGAAGTGCGCAAAAACTTAAATGCTAATACCAAATTGCTTTGGGTGGAAACCCCAACCAATCCGCTTTTGAACGTGATTAGTATTGCGGAAGCGGCAGCAATTGCCAAATCTAACCATTTGCTGTTGGCCGTAGATAATACTTTTGCGACGCCATATTTACAAAACCCATTGGATTTGGGTGCGGACATCGTCATGCACTCGCTGACCAAATACATGGCTGGCCACTCGGACGTAGTAATGGGCGCACTTATCGTCAAAGATGAAGCTCTGGCACAACGTTTGGCATTTATCCAAAACTCCTGCGGCGCAACACCCGGCCCACAAGATTGTTTCTTGATTTTGCGCGGCATAAAAACATTGCATTTGCGTATGCAACGCCACTGCGAAAACGCGGCGCAAATCGCTAATTTCTTAGATACACACCCGAAAGTAGAACGCGTTTATTACCCAGGCTTGCCGTTGCACCCATCGCACGAAATCGCGAGCAAGCAAATGCGCGGCTTTGGCGGGATCGTTTCATTTGTACTCAAAGGCGACGATATTGACGAGGCACGCCGTGTAATGGAAACTATCAAATTGTTTACATTGGCCGAGTCGTTGGGCGGCGTAGAATCGCTTTGTACGCACCCTGCCTCCATGACGCACGCGAGTATCCCGAAAGCCGAACGCGAGAAAAACGGCCTACGCGATACACTTATTCGCTTGAGTGTGGGCGTGGAAGACGTGGAAGACCTTATCGAAGATTTGGCGCAAGCAATTGGCTAA
- a CDS encoding septal ring lytic transglycosylase RlpA family protein, whose protein sequence is MKFTIWIFWLCSLTFAWAGGNNKRPQTGMASYYADKFHGRRTSNGEKFNMYAYTAAHRTHPFNTMLKVTNLANGKSVIVRVNDRGPHARKRVLDLSKRAATDIGLIRQGSGKVKIEVVGNEGKITSKDPKKDKKATPAPNVIKALPKPKGILVANPNGNGGFGTGKTFSLWGTEKEPMGFGVQIGSYDNLETAKADCKAVINKGVSDAYIQVGWTKGAKTYRVVLGEYARREHAEADLDKYKKLGYDGFVKKHL, encoded by the coding sequence ATGAAGTTTACTATTTGGATATTTTGGCTTTGTAGCTTGACATTTGCGTGGGCTGGCGGAAATAATAAACGCCCCCAAACAGGTATGGCCTCGTACTATGCCGATAAGTTTCACGGTAGGCGCACTTCCAATGGCGAAAAATTCAATATGTATGCCTATACCGCAGCCCACCGCACGCACCCTTTCAACACCATGCTCAAGGTAACGAATTTGGCCAACGGCAAATCGGTGATTGTGCGCGTAAATGATAGAGGGCCTCATGCCCGCAAGCGTGTTTTGGATTTGTCCAAGCGTGCCGCCACAGATATTGGCCTTATCCGACAAGGAAGCGGAAAGGTAAAAATAGAAGTAGTGGGCAATGAAGGCAAAATTACCAGCAAAGACCCTAAGAAAGACAAAAAAGCAACGCCAGCCCCCAACGTCATCAAAGCATTACCCAAACCGAAGGGCATTTTGGTAGCCAACCCAAACGGAAACGGCGGTTTCGGAACGGGCAAAACCTTTAGCCTTTGGGGAACAGAAAAAGAACCAATGGGTTTTGGCGTGCAAATCGGCTCTTACGACAATTTGGAAACGGCCAAAGCAGACTGCAAAGCCGTCATCAACAAAGGCGTTTCTGATGCCTATATTCAGGTAGGTTGGACAAAAGGAGCTAAAACGTACCGCGTGGTATTGGGCGAATACGCTCGCCGCGAACACGCCGAAGCCGACTTAGATAAATATAAAAAACTCGGCTACGATGGTTTTGTGAAAAAACATTTATAA